The following are from one region of the Candidatus Omnitrophota bacterium genome:
- the dsrP gene encoding sulfate reduction electron transfer complex DsrMKJOP subunit DsrP, whose product MNETIRGLDVETKKSNAIKDYAIFLLRAARLSFRGDAAFYAWMTILTILSLAGLRAYCIQFVYGLIATGMTDQVSWGLYIANFTFLVGMAAAAVMLVIPAYIYRIEEMHNVVIFGELLAVAAIVMCMLFVLVDLGRPDRFWHLIPIIGLFNFPISMLSWDVVVLNGYLLINVHICGYLLYMAYLGRHPNKWLYMPFVLLSIVWAVSIHTVTAFLYVGLVGRPFWNAAIVAPRFLGSAFTAGPGLMIIAFQIIRRISNYHIGDKALHLLRQIVTVSLLINLFLLGCEVFKEFYSDSLHVSSSQYLFFGLHGHHALVPWIWCAVTMETIAAIILIVPAAANRIEWLNVACVLSIIGIWIEKGLGLIVPGFLPTPLGEIVEYVPTANELTICVGIWAFGLLLFSWMMRLALPIVSGEFHKEA is encoded by the coding sequence TCCGGGCGGCGCGGCTGAGCTTTCGCGGCGACGCGGCCTTTTACGCCTGGATGACGATTCTAACCATCCTCTCGCTAGCCGGCTTGCGGGCGTACTGCATCCAATTCGTATACGGATTGATTGCGACGGGGATGACGGATCAGGTATCCTGGGGCCTCTATATCGCCAATTTTACGTTCCTCGTGGGCATGGCGGCGGCGGCGGTGATGCTGGTAATTCCCGCTTATATCTACCGCATCGAAGAAATGCACAACGTCGTCATCTTCGGCGAATTGTTAGCTGTCGCCGCTATTGTCATGTGTATGTTGTTCGTGTTAGTGGATTTGGGACGGCCCGACCGCTTCTGGCATTTGATTCCGATCATCGGATTGTTTAATTTTCCCATATCCATGCTGAGTTGGGACGTCGTCGTGCTCAACGGTTACTTGCTAATCAACGTCCATATTTGCGGTTATTTGCTCTATATGGCTTATCTGGGAAGACATCCGAATAAGTGGCTGTATATGCCCTTCGTTCTGCTATCCATCGTATGGGCGGTATCCATTCATACCGTTACGGCGTTCCTCTATGTCGGGCTGGTCGGTCGTCCATTCTGGAACGCGGCGATTGTGGCCCCTCGCTTTCTCGGCTCGGCGTTCACCGCTGGCCCCGGCTTGATGATTATCGCCTTCCAGATCATTCGCCGCATTTCGAATTACCACATCGGCGACAAAGCCTTGCATCTTCTCCGCCAAATCGTTACGGTGTCGCTGCTCATCAACCTGTTCCTGCTCGGCTGCGAAGTGTTCAAGGAGTTTTACAGCGACTCGCTGCACGTATCGAGTTCCCAATACCTGTTTTTCGGATTGCATGGCCATCATGCGCTGGTTCCCTGGATTTGGTGCGCCGTAACGATGGAAACGATCGCGGCGATTATCTTGATCGTCCCGGCGGCGGCCAATCGAATCGAATGGCTGAACGTCGCCTGCGTTCTTTCCATAATTGGAATCTGGATCGAAAAGGGTTTGGGATTGATCGTTCCCGGATTTCTGCCGACGCCGTTGGGGGAGATTGTGGAATACGTCCCCACTGCGAACGAACTGACGATTTGCGTTGGCATTTGGGCGTTCGGCTTGTTGCTCTTCAGCTGGATGATGCGCCTGGCGCTTCCCATCGTGTCGGGAGAATTTCACAAAGAGGCGTAA